One stretch of Chlamydia abortus DNA includes these proteins:
- a CDS encoding autotransporter domain-containing protein has product MKNSIYGVLLFSSFALSTATKLLADADSVNLATGFNGSTSETFNVKQTDNADGTTYILGSAITFEHINQLKPANTSCFANTAGDLTFTGNRRLLYFNNISSTAKGAAISTTADGKTLTISGALQLIFYMSPRLATGNGVIYSNSSVLIENNSQGSSGLNKSAGKGVFICCEKSTDVGATSPTLIIRNNGEFLTVGNAATSSGGAIYAEKMILSSGGYTKFQSNVSYDQGGAIAIAPNGEISLSADKGNIVFERNLKIANKQNTPNAIHLGDNAKFLQLRAANNKAIFFYDPITTTGSVADRLIINNSQGEASTYDGAIVFSSLNLFTHSPECKLSSFSQGLTLAAGSLVLEEGVCVQAPSFDQRAHSQLFMNPGTKLQATQNISVKNLHLNLNRIAEEPAYITTTDDASSVDICGPVVMHIDDEIFYNQTVLANELSVECLNLSSPHLDNITIDDVPAVPIMTLESHRGYQGTWEISWKEQPKLTFGKATIAPNKQMHLIWKPSGYVPFSGGTGEFTTSLVPNSLWNLFLDTRFSQQAIEKHAVSSGNGIWISSMTNSFLQGSTNNNHGFRHKSSGYTAGGKIQTLQDDIFSVSFSQLFGRSKDFGSATSKDTFLSGSIYAQHSRRLLPIMRFLAGTSTYRPRLLLSIPKNLPINFDVLVSYSYDSNHMKVKNSNRTQTRGSWNTYGYSAQIGSSIPFVLDVSHTFFQYVSPFIKLHWIYAHQVQFQEQGIKRRSFNNSNLKNLSLPLGLKIQGQTLRRLSYEFTGMYITDLYRCNPESVTSLISGGLLPWTTTGTNLSKQAALLQGSSNISLTSHINIFAQGTVEFRRSSYSYNMDFGSRVHF; this is encoded by the coding sequence ATGAAAAACTCTATTTATGGGGTTTTACTGTTTTCCTCTTTTGCCTTATCCACTGCTACCAAACTTCTTGCAGATGCCGACTCTGTCAACCTTGCAACTGGATTCAACGGCTCCACTAGTGAAACTTTCAATGTTAAACAAACAGATAATGCTGACGGGACAACATATATTCTAGGCAGCGCGATCACCTTTGAACACATAAATCAATTAAAACCAGCAAACACTAGCTGTTTTGCTAATACAGCTGGAGATCTAACGTTTACTGGGAATCGACGACTTCTCTATTTCAATAATATTTCATCAACAGCGAAAGGTGCCGCTATCAGCACAACTGCGGATGGTAAGACACTCACAATATCCGGGGCTCTACAACTGATTTTCTACATGTCGCCAAGATTGGCCACGGGAAATGGCGTCATTTATTCTAATAGCTCTGTACTCATCGAGAACAATTCTCAAGGTAGCTCGGGACTGAATAAGTCTGCAGGGAAAGGCGTCTTTATTTGTTGTGAGAAAAGTACGGATGTGGGAGCTACATCACCGACATTAATCATACGGAATAACGGAGAGTTTCTTACTGTAGGTAATGCAGCTACTAGCTCTGGAGGAGCGATTTATGCGGAGAAAATGATCTTATCCTCAGGAGGATATACAAAATTTCAATCCAATGTTAGCTATGATCAAGGTGGGGCCATTGCCATTGCTCCTAATGGAGAAATTAGTCTCTCCGCGGATAAAGGAAATATCGTCTTTGAAAGAAACCTTAAAATTGCCAACAAACAAAATACTCCCAATGCCATTCACCTAGGAGACAATGCGAAATTTCTTCAATTACGTGCTGCTAACAACAAAGCCATATTTTTTTATGACCCGATTACAACCACGGGATCTGTGGCAGATCGGCTAATTATTAATAACTCGCAAGGAGAAGCCTCGACTTACGATGGGGCGATTGTATTTTCTAGTCTCAACTTATTCACTCATTCCCCTGAATGTAAACTCTCTTCATTTTCTCAAGGTCTTACTTTAGCGGCAGGATCATTAGTTTTAGAAGAGGGGGTATGTGTACAAGCTCCGTCTTTTGATCAACGTGCTCACTCCCAACTATTCATGAATCCTGGGACGAAGTTACAAGCTACCCAGAACATCTCGGTAAAGAATCTCCATCTCAATCTTAATAGAATAGCAGAAGAGCCGGCGTATATCACCACAACAGACGATGCTTCTAGTGTGGACATTTGCGGACCTGTAGTTATGCATATAGATGATGAGATCTTCTATAATCAGACAGTATTAGCAAATGAGTTGTCTGTAGAGTGTTTAAATCTCAGTTCTCCACATCTCGATAATATCACTATTGATGACGTTCCCGCAGTGCCTATCATGACGTTAGAATCGCATCGTGGTTATCAAGGTACATGGGAAATCTCTTGGAAAGAGCAACCTAAACTTACCTTTGGGAAGGCGACTATCGCGCCTAATAAGCAGATGCACCTTATTTGGAAACCTTCTGGTTACGTTCCTTTCTCAGGGGGAACTGGAGAGTTTACGACATCTTTAGTGCCTAATAGCTTATGGAATCTCTTTTTAGATACACGTTTTTCTCAACAAGCGATTGAGAAACATGCTGTATCTTCAGGTAACGGTATATGGATTTCCTCCATGACCAATTCTTTTCTTCAAGGTTCTACGAACAACAACCACGGCTTTCGTCATAAGAGTTCAGGATATACCGCAGGGGGAAAAATACAAACACTTCAAGATGATATCTTTAGTGTCAGTTTTTCTCAGCTATTTGGGAGATCTAAGGATTTTGGATCTGCCACATCTAAGGATACATTCCTATCGGGCTCTATCTATGCTCAGCATTCGAGACGCTTACTTCCTATAATGAGATTCCTTGCAGGAACATCAACATATAGACCGCGACTCTTACTGAGTATTCCCAAGAATCTTCCTATCAATTTTGATGTTCTTGTGAGTTACAGCTATGACAGTAACCACATGAAAGTCAAAAATTCTAACCGTACACAAACCCGAGGGTCATGGAATACCTATGGGTATAGTGCACAAATCGGTAGTTCGATTCCTTTTGTTTTAGATGTATCGCATACCTTTTTCCAGTATGTATCTCCTTTTATCAAACTGCATTGGATCTATGCGCATCAGGTACAATTTCAAGAACAGGGAATCAAAAGACGTTCTTTTAACAACAGTAATTTAAAAAATCTCTCATTGCCCCTTGGTCTTAAAATTCAAGGCCAAACACTCCGTCGTCTCTCTTATGAATTTACTGGGATGTACATTACTGATCTATATCGTTGCAATCCTGAGAGCGTGACTTCATTAATCTCTGGAGGCTTACTCCCTTGGACAACAACAGGAACAAATCTTAGTAAGCAAGCTGCTCTGTTGCAAGGATCGAGTAACATTTCTCTTACATCACACATCAATATCTTTGCGCAAGGAACTGTGGAATTCCGCCGTTCCTCTTATAGTTACAACATGGATTTTGGCAGCAGGGTGCATTTTTAA